A DNA window from Anas acuta chromosome 4, bAnaAcu1.1, whole genome shotgun sequence contains the following coding sequences:
- the AIMP1 gene encoding aminoacyl tRNA synthase complex-interacting multifunctional protein 1 isoform X2 produces the protein MFLSRFLIKMAANNAVLNRLEQKGAEADQVIEYLKQQVALLKEKAILQASLREEKKLRVENAKLKKEIEGLKQELIQAEIRNGVKQIAVPPGTTVSTASFADGDPQPPAVTSSPGPKDHVKGEDEEKKKKEKVEKKGEKKEKKQQPAAGSSDSKPVDVSRLDLRVGCIITAEKHPDADSLYVEKVDVGEASPRTVVSGLVKHVPLDQMQNRMAILLCNLKPAKMRGVVSQAMVMCASSPEKVEILAPPPGAVPGDRITFEGFPGDPEKELNPKKKMWEQIQPDLHTNDQCVATYKGVPFEVKGKGVCRAETMANSGIK, from the exons GTTTTTATCCCGTTTCTTGATAAAGATGGCAGCCAACAATGCGGTGCTGAACAGACTGGAGCAGAAGGGTGCAGAGGCCGATCAAGTTATTGAATACCTCAAGCAGCAAGTTGctctgctgaaggaaaaagctA TCTTGCAGGCATCACTCCGAGAAGAGAAGAAGCTTCGTGTGGAAAACGctaaactgaagaaagaaattgaagGGCTGAAACAAGAGCTGATTCAGGCAGAAATTCGAAAtggag taaaACAGATCGCAGTTCCTCCTGGTACAACTGTTTCTACAGCTTCGTTTGCAGATGGTGATCCACAACCCCCAGCAGTTACATCATCTCCTGGCCCGAAAGATCACGTTAAAggtgaagatgaagaaaagaaaaagaaggaaaaagtagaaaaaaaag gtgaaaagaaggaaaagaaacagcagcctgctgctggaagTAGCGATTCAAAGCCTGTAGATGTTTCTCGTCTGGATCTTCGTGTTGGCTGCATCATCACTGCTGAAAAGCACCCGGATGCAGACTCTCTGTATGTTGAAAAGGTGGATGTTGGAGAAGCAAGCCCAAGGACTGTCGTCAGTGGTTTAGTGAAGCATGTTCCTCTGGATCAG ATGCAGAATCGGATGGCAATACTGCTCTGCAACTTGAAGCCTGCGAAGATGAGAGGAGTCGTATCTCAAGCAATGGTGATGTGTGCCAGCTCCCCAGAAAAAGTGGAAATCCTGGCTCCCCCACCTGGGGCAGTACCTGGGGACAGAATCACTTTTGAAGGTTTTCCTG gAGATCCCGAGAAGGAACTTAATCCCAAGAAGAAGATGTGGGAGCAAATCCAACCTGATCTTCATACCAATGACCAGTGTGTTGCTACATACAAAGGAGTTCCATTTGAAGTGAAAGGGAAAGGTGTTTGCAGGGCAGAGACCATGGCAAACAGCGGAATTAAATAA
- the AIMP1 gene encoding aminoacyl tRNA synthase complex-interacting multifunctional protein 1 isoform X1, which produces MAANNAVLNRLEQKGAEADQVIEYLKQQVALLKEKAILQASLREEKKLRVENAKLKKEIEGLKQELIQAEIRNGVKQIAVPPGTTVSTASFADGDPQPPAVTSSPGPKDHVKGEDEEKKKKEKVEKKGEKKEKKQQPAAGSSDSKPVDVSRLDLRVGCIITAEKHPDADSLYVEKVDVGEASPRTVVSGLVKHVPLDQMQNRMAILLCNLKPAKMRGVVSQAMVMCASSPEKVEILAPPPGAVPGDRITFEGFPGDPEKELNPKKKMWEQIQPDLHTNDQCVATYKGVPFEVKGKGVCRAETMANSGIK; this is translated from the exons ATGGCAGCCAACAATGCGGTGCTGAACAGACTGGAGCAGAAGGGTGCAGAGGCCGATCAAGTTATTGAATACCTCAAGCAGCAAGTTGctctgctgaaggaaaaagctA TCTTGCAGGCATCACTCCGAGAAGAGAAGAAGCTTCGTGTGGAAAACGctaaactgaagaaagaaattgaagGGCTGAAACAAGAGCTGATTCAGGCAGAAATTCGAAAtggag taaaACAGATCGCAGTTCCTCCTGGTACAACTGTTTCTACAGCTTCGTTTGCAGATGGTGATCCACAACCCCCAGCAGTTACATCATCTCCTGGCCCGAAAGATCACGTTAAAggtgaagatgaagaaaagaaaaagaaggaaaaagtagaaaaaaaag gtgaaaagaaggaaaagaaacagcagcctgctgctggaagTAGCGATTCAAAGCCTGTAGATGTTTCTCGTCTGGATCTTCGTGTTGGCTGCATCATCACTGCTGAAAAGCACCCGGATGCAGACTCTCTGTATGTTGAAAAGGTGGATGTTGGAGAAGCAAGCCCAAGGACTGTCGTCAGTGGTTTAGTGAAGCATGTTCCTCTGGATCAG ATGCAGAATCGGATGGCAATACTGCTCTGCAACTTGAAGCCTGCGAAGATGAGAGGAGTCGTATCTCAAGCAATGGTGATGTGTGCCAGCTCCCCAGAAAAAGTGGAAATCCTGGCTCCCCCACCTGGGGCAGTACCTGGGGACAGAATCACTTTTGAAGGTTTTCCTG gAGATCCCGAGAAGGAACTTAATCCCAAGAAGAAGATGTGGGAGCAAATCCAACCTGATCTTCATACCAATGACCAGTGTGTTGCTACATACAAAGGAGTTCCATTTGAAGTGAAAGGGAAAGGTGTTTGCAGGGCAGAGACCATGGCAAACAGCGGAATTAAATAA